The Thermodesulfobacteriota bacterium genome includes the window AGGAGAAGGCGTTCGGGATTGGTCATGGGGATAATTTTAATCTCATTTGTCCCCTCCGGTTTAGGGGTAACCAGAAGCTTTGTACCGGTAGGCACTTTCTGTGACAGGAGGACAGGGGAGTGCGAGGGATTTCGTTTCAACCCGCCGGCCCTTTCAATTACTTCTTTGACTGATGGTTGTAAGTAGAAAGTGTAGAGGCCGGGGGATCGTACTCCACCCATGACTCGGACGTATTTTAGACCCTGGGTGGGAAATGACTCTGTAGGTGAGGCTGACCCGGGAGTTCTGCCATAAGAGAGGTAAAGACAGACACCGAGCAGGACGACGGCTAGTAAGAGGACGGCCTGTTGCTCGTATCTGGTCATGATTATTGGGGGTTTCATTATATGGCGGTCAGCTATCAGCGCTCAGCGTTCAGCTTAAGATGCTGGTTGTCTTGATTTTTTGCTGAGAGCTGACGGCTGATGGCTGAAAGCGTGAATCCGGAAACGGTAGTTTCCGGATGAACACTAATTAATTTAACCCCTTTTTCTTTTTGCTGTCTTTAAGGAGCTTATAATTAATGCCATCCACGAGGGCCTGCCAACTGGCCTCGATGATGTCT containing:
- a CDS encoding helix-hairpin-helix domain-containing protein, producing MKPPIIMTRYEQQAVLLLAVVLLGVCLYLSYGRTPGSASPTESFPTQGLKYVRVMGGVRSPGLYTFYLQPSVKEVIERAGGLKRNPSHSPVLLSQKVPTGTKLLVTPKPEGTNEIKIIPMTNPERLLLDISMPLNTATEQNLELIPGIGPQLARRIIIFREQNGPYKDIADLMNVEGIGEKKLKEIAPYVIVEN